In one window of Gudongella oleilytica DNA:
- a CDS encoding NADH:flavin oxidoreductase: protein MAGIFEPRYIRKIKIENGLALPPMVAFGFADESGMVSDRNVAHYSRIAQNGIGLIIVEATCISPEGRLDSRQLGIWDDSFIDGLSRISGAVHEAGSKVFIQLHHAGMKAKSDVAKEPFTSSDYDDGRMKGREMTYEEIKRVISQFREAAIRAREAGFDGVEIHGAHGYLLTQFFNSKVNKRTDQYGGTFENRNRLAAEIYEDVREACGDDFVIGIRVGSNDDNLEESIERARFFEKLGFDYLHVSTGFDGTRSVDELPEDFPCNWIVYGGVKIKENVGIPVIGVNMIKDENQIGYLLNNELLDFVALGRAQLADYNFVKHMRNNDKILYCLECKPCKWWTDGRECPRQIQAARQI, encoded by the coding sequence ATGGCAGGAATATTTGAACCCAGGTACATAAGGAAGATAAAAATAGAAAACGGCTTAGCGTTGCCTCCAATGGTAGCCTTTGGATTTGCTGATGAAAGTGGGATGGTATCTGACAGGAATGTTGCACATTACTCAAGGATCGCACAGAATGGAATAGGCTTGATAATAGTCGAGGCAACCTGCATAAGCCCTGAGGGGAGACTAGACTCCAGACAGCTGGGAATTTGGGATGACAGCTTTATAGATGGACTATCAAGAATTTCAGGTGCTGTGCATGAGGCAGGCAGCAAGGTATTCATACAACTTCATCATGCCGGGATGAAGGCCAAGAGTGATGTTGCAAAGGAGCCCTTTACATCTTCCGACTATGATGACGGCAGGATGAAGGGAAGAGAAATGACTTATGAAGAGATAAAAAGAGTCATAAGCCAGTTCAGGGAGGCAGCAATAAGAGCCAGGGAAGCCGGATTTGACGGGGTTGAGATACATGGAGCCCACGGTTACCTGTTGACCCAGTTTTTCAATTCGAAGGTCAATAAGAGAACTGATCAATACGGGGGAACATTTGAAAACCGAAACAGACTGGCAGCTGAAATCTATGAAGATGTAAGAGAAGCTTGCGGAGATGATTTCGTAATAGGAATAAGAGTGGGATCAAACGATGACAACCTGGAGGAATCCATAGAAAGAGCAAGGTTTTTTGAGAAATTGGGATTCGATTATCTCCATGTTTCAACTGGCTTTGACGGGACTCGCTCTGTTGATGAGCTTCCGGAGGATTTCCCGTGTAACTGGATAGTATATGGTGGAGTCAAAATCAAAGAAAATGTTGGCATACCTGTAATCGGAGTCAATATGATAAAGGATGAAAATCAAATAGGGTATTTGCTCAATAATGAGCTTCTTGACTTTGTGGCTCTTGGAAGAGCACAGCTTGCCGATTACAACTTTGTCAAGCACATGAGAAACAATGATAAAATACTATATTGTCTTGAATGTAAGCCCTGTAAATGGTGGACAGATGGAAGAGAATGCCCAAGACAGATCCAGGCAGCAAGACAAATCTGA
- a CDS encoding ferritin-like domain-containing protein → MNNVEFAIQMEIDGQKYYLEQAEKNKGTALEKVFKMLAKDEEKHEALVRNYAKAVGYDLSEENAITEFNNVFKSAEDFKTELKGMPEQIDAYRMALEKEKESIELYHKMKDEASNEKDKALFDYLIRQEEYHFTIFDNLVQHLRIAEEWVEDAEFGKRETY, encoded by the coding sequence ATGAATAACGTGGAATTTGCGATTCAAATGGAAATCGACGGTCAAAAGTATTATCTGGAGCAGGCAGAGAAAAACAAGGGTACAGCGCTTGAAAAGGTTTTTAAAATGCTCGCCAAGGATGAGGAAAAGCATGAGGCATTGGTAAGAAACTATGCCAAAGCCGTGGGATACGATTTGTCCGAAGAAAATGCAATCACTGAGTTCAACAACGTATTCAAATCTGCTGAGGACTTCAAGACTGAGCTTAAGGGGATGCCTGAGCAGATAGATGCCTACAGAATGGCTCTTGAAAAGGAAAAGGAAAGTATTGAGCTTTACCATAAGATGAAGGATGAAGCATCAAATGAGAAGGATAAAGCACTATTCGATTATCTTATCAGGCAGGAAGAATATCATTTTACGATTTTCGACAACCTGGTCCAACACCTCCGTATAGCAGAGGAATGGGTCGAGGACGCCGAGTTCGGGAAAAGAGAAACATACTAA
- the mnmA gene encoding tRNA 2-thiouridine(34) synthase MnmA yields the protein MKKKVILGMSGGVDSSVSAVLLKEAGYDLIGLFMKNWDEKDENGVCTSAEDAEDAKRVAAELGFPCYTINFEKEYWERVFSYFLSEYKKGRTPNPDVMCNQEIKFNAFLDYALKLDADFIAMGHYAQVENRNGEFVLLRGKDQSKDQSYFLSRITQKALSKTLFPIGHLEKKRVREIAEEYKLYTAKKKDSTGICFIGERDFDEFLDKYLLSEEGDIIDVDGGRIGRHSGLIHYTLGQRKGIGIGGVGTGEPWFVVGKSLKNNQLFVAQGENHPALFSISLQGEDPVWISGKAPELPMKCTAKFRYRQADIPVTVSEIEDGALNIRFDQPVKAVTPGQAAVLYDGEVCLGSSIIRSAEPLNKVYSQINID from the coding sequence ATGAAGAAAAAAGTAATATTGGGTATGAGCGGAGGCGTGGATTCTTCGGTTTCAGCAGTGCTGTTGAAGGAAGCCGGTTATGACTTGATCGGACTGTTCATGAAGAACTGGGATGAGAAGGATGAAAACGGAGTCTGCACATCGGCTGAGGACGCAGAGGATGCTAAAAGAGTTGCAGCTGAGCTTGGCTTTCCATGCTATACAATAAATTTCGAAAAGGAATACTGGGAGAGAGTCTTCAGCTACTTCCTTAGCGAGTATAAGAAGGGGAGGACTCCAAACCCTGACGTTATGTGCAATCAGGAGATCAAGTTCAATGCTTTTCTCGATTATGCCCTAAAGCTTGATGCTGACTTCATAGCCATGGGCCACTATGCCCAGGTTGAGAATAGAAACGGGGAGTTCGTGCTCCTTAGAGGCAAGGATCAGAGCAAGGACCAAAGCTACTTCCTATCGAGGATAACTCAAAAGGCCTTGTCTAAAACCTTGTTCCCTATCGGTCACCTTGAGAAGAAAAGAGTCAGGGAGATTGCAGAGGAGTATAAGCTCTATACAGCGAAGAAGAAGGATTCAACAGGCATATGCTTTATTGGCGAGAGAGATTTTGACGAGTTTCTTGACAAGTACCTTTTGTCTGAAGAGGGCGATATTATAGATGTGGATGGCGGAAGGATAGGAAGACACTCTGGACTCATTCACTACACTCTTGGCCAAAGGAAAGGCATAGGCATAGGCGGAGTGGGTACTGGTGAGCCTTGGTTTGTGGTAGGAAAAAGCCTCAAAAACAATCAGCTCTTTGTTGCCCAAGGCGAAAACCACCCTGCTTTGTTCTCAATTTCCCTTCAGGGTGAGGATCCTGTTTGGATATCCGGGAAGGCTCCGGAGCTTCCGATGAAATGTACCGCAAAGTTCAGATACCGTCAGGCTGATATACCCGTAACGGTTTCAGAGATTGAAGACGGTGCTCTTAATATAAGATTTGACCAACCTGTGAAGGCTGTTACGCCTGGCCAGGCTGCTGTACTATATGACGGAGAGGTATGTCTGGGAAGCTCAATAATAAGGTCCGCAGAGCCTCTTAATAAGGTATACAGCCAAATCAATATAGATTGA
- a CDS encoding deoxyribonuclease IV: MFKIGCHLSVSKGFEAMGIEALSIGANYFQFFTRNPRGSKAKEMDPEDVLRLSKLMEENNISGALAHAPYTLNPASKDEKVRQFAEEVMRDDLQRLELMPGTFYNLHPGSHVGQGVDEGIRLVIGLLDKVMWKDQKTIVLLEAMAGKGTELGRSFEELKRILDGVEQKDRIGICIDSCHISDAGYDIVNDLDGVLEEFDRIIGLKWLRAVHINDSINEIGSGKDRHAKIGEGTLGLDTFERLINHPSLRDLPFVLETPNDTEGYKKEIELLKSLYK, translated from the coding sequence ATGTTTAAAATAGGCTGTCATTTATCGGTATCAAAAGGCTTTGAAGCAATGGGTATTGAGGCTTTGTCAATAGGAGCGAATTATTTCCAGTTTTTCACGAGGAATCCCAGAGGAAGCAAGGCTAAGGAGATGGATCCGGAGGATGTCCTGCGGCTTAGTAAGCTAATGGAGGAGAACAATATAAGCGGGGCTCTTGCACACGCACCATACACTCTCAATCCTGCTTCCAAGGATGAAAAAGTCAGGCAGTTTGCAGAGGAGGTAATGAGGGATGATCTTCAACGACTTGAGCTTATGCCTGGGACTTTTTATAATCTTCACCCCGGAAGCCATGTTGGACAGGGAGTCGATGAGGGAATAAGGCTTGTGATCGGACTGCTTGATAAGGTCATGTGGAAGGATCAGAAAACAATAGTTTTATTGGAGGCAATGGCAGGCAAGGGGACTGAGCTTGGAAGGAGCTTCGAAGAGCTAAAAAGGATACTTGACGGTGTCGAGCAAAAGGATAGGATAGGAATTTGCATAGACAGCTGTCATATAAGCGATGCAGGCTATGATATAGTAAACGACCTTGATGGAGTATTGGAGGAGTTCGATAGGATAATAGGCCTTAAGTGGCTAAGGGCTGTTCATATAAATGACAGTATAAACGAAATAGGAAGCGGCAAGGACAGACATGCAAAAATAGGGGAGGGAACCCTGGGACTTGATACATTCGAGAGGCTCATAAACCACCCCAGTCTTCGAGACCTTCCCTTTGTCCTGGAGACACCCAATGATACAGAGGGTTATAAAAAGGAGATAGAGCTTTTAAAATCGCTATATAAGTAA
- a CDS encoding ferredoxin yields the protein MSHHIVAFSPTGNTDRASGAIMSGIRAVASKGIDFIWVDITLPSGRRRALTFTKEDIVILGMPVYAGRLPNLLLPYLNTIEGNGAKCICVVTYGNRHYDDALIELCDLVEERGFITIAAAAVVGQHSFSEVLAKGRPDEDDIARLHGFGETIGRSLSASNPETNLTIPGNYPYRPYYRPISEDGEYVDFRKIKPETLENCIDCKLCASSCPMGSIDFTDVSRIPGPCIKCCACVRVCPVSAKVFTDKSFIWHKEELEERYKERKEIDLFI from the coding sequence ATGAGCCATCATATAGTGGCTTTTAGTCCTACAGGAAATACGGATAGAGCATCTGGAGCAATAATGAGCGGCATCAGGGCAGTGGCCAGCAAAGGGATTGATTTTATATGGGTCGACATAACACTTCCCTCAGGAAGAAGGAGAGCTCTTACATTTACGAAAGAGGATATTGTGATCTTAGGGATGCCCGTTTATGCAGGAAGACTTCCAAATCTGCTATTGCCATATTTAAACACAATCGAGGGAAACGGTGCAAAATGCATATGTGTTGTTACCTATGGAAACAGGCACTATGACGATGCACTGATTGAACTATGCGATCTTGTTGAAGAGCGAGGCTTCATTACAATAGCTGCTGCCGCAGTCGTGGGACAGCACTCCTTTTCAGAGGTACTTGCAAAGGGGAGACCAGACGAGGATGATATTGCGAGACTCCATGGTTTTGGTGAGACAATAGGAAGAAGTCTTTCGGCCTCAAATCCGGAAACGAATTTAACAATTCCGGGAAATTATCCCTACAGGCCTTATTACAGACCGATAAGTGAGGATGGAGAGTATGTTGATTTTCGGAAGATCAAGCCAGAAACTCTGGAGAATTGTATAGACTGCAAACTATGTGCCAGCTCATGTCCTATGGGATCGATCGATTTTACGGACGTATCAAGAATACCTGGTCCGTGTATAAAATGCTGTGCCTGTGTAAGGGTTTGCCCGGTATCTGCCAAGGTATTTACTGACAAAAGCTTCATTTGGCATAAGGAGGAGCTGGAGGAAAGGTATAAGGAGAGAAAGGAAATAGACCTGTTTATCTGA
- the truA gene encoding tRNA pseudouridine(38-40) synthase TruA, giving the protein MRNLRLKIQYDGSRYLGWQRLGNSDMTIQGKLEDVVCRMTGEDISIVGSGRTDAGVHARGQVANFITSSTMTLGEMKSYMNHYLPKDIVIWDVSEAPERFHSRYNVKGKKYSYYLWTGEVQPPFVRKYSWHFEEILDLGKIKEASAILMGTHDFIGFSSLKKTKKSTVRRLDSIELGMDGDMLVLSFIGDGFLHNMVRILTGTLIEIGTRKMTLERIEEIFRSGIRSEAGITVPPHGLFLEEVYY; this is encoded by the coding sequence ATGAGAAACTTAAGACTTAAGATTCAATATGATGGAAGCAGATACCTGGGATGGCAGAGGCTTGGAAACTCAGATATGACCATCCAGGGCAAGCTCGAGGACGTAGTATGCAGAATGACAGGTGAGGATATTTCGATAGTCGGCTCAGGAAGAACAGATGCAGGTGTTCATGCAAGAGGACAGGTTGCTAATTTTATAACCTCATCCACTATGACTTTGGGGGAGATGAAGTCGTACATGAACCACTATCTTCCAAAGGACATCGTGATTTGGGATGTCTCGGAAGCCCCTGAGCGGTTCCATTCAAGATACAATGTAAAGGGTAAAAAGTACTCCTACTATTTATGGACAGGAGAGGTGCAGCCGCCCTTTGTAAGAAAGTATTCCTGGCATTTTGAGGAAATACTTGATCTGGGAAAAATAAAGGAAGCATCCGCTATTCTAATGGGTACCCATGATTTCATCGGCTTCAGCTCCCTTAAAAAGACTAAAAAATCAACAGTTCGAAGACTGGATTCAATCGAGCTCGGAATGGATGGAGATATGCTGGTACTGAGCTTTATTGGAGATGGCTTCCTTCACAACATGGTTCGAATATTGACAGGCACGCTAATAGAAATTGGAACCAGGAAGATGACACTGGAAAGAATCGAGGAGATCTTCAGATCAGGCATCCGATCCGAGGCAGGAATAACAGTGCCTCCTCATGGTCTTTTCCTCGAAGAGGTCTACTATTAG
- a CDS encoding acetate uptake transporter, with translation MQNSNNRTVVSIKDTAANPAPLGLLGFGLTTVLLNISNAGLIPMSAMILGMGIFYGGIAQIIAGIMEWKKNNTFAATAFTSYGMFWLAFVTIKTMPVLGLAAAPDGKALGAFLFMWGLFTFVMFIGTLRISRALQIVFGSLTILFMLLAIGDFTGNHSLINIAGYEGIFCGFSAIYTGLAQVINEVYGKEILPIGAMAKK, from the coding sequence ATGCAAAACAGCAATAATCGAACGGTGGTATCCATAAAGGATACGGCAGCAAATCCAGCACCGCTGGGACTTCTTGGCTTCGGACTTACTACAGTTTTACTTAATATCAGCAATGCAGGACTTATTCCCATGAGTGCCATGATACTTGGAATGGGGATCTTCTACGGCGGTATTGCACAGATAATTGCAGGAATAATGGAGTGGAAGAAAAACAACACCTTTGCGGCAACTGCCTTTACCTCATATGGTATGTTCTGGCTGGCGTTCGTCACAATAAAGACCATGCCGGTCCTGGGCCTGGCCGCTGCACCTGATGGAAAGGCTTTGGGAGCATTTCTGTTTATGTGGGGACTTTTCACCTTTGTCATGTTTATAGGAACATTGAGGATAAGCAGGGCACTTCAGATAGTTTTCGGCTCACTTACTATCCTGTTTATGCTTCTTGCCATAGGTGACTTTACAGGAAATCATTCACTTATAAACATAGCGGGCTATGAAGGTATATTCTGCGGATTTTCAGCTATATATACCGGCCTGGCTCAGGTAATAAACGAGGTGTATGGCAAAGAGATACTCCCTATTGGAGCAATGGCAAAAAAATAA
- a CDS encoding YitT family protein translates to MKLNIKKFLIINVGLAIMTAGLYFFLMPSNLAVGGATGLAMVLSYLIPSIPMGVILAVINIILFITAFLVLGKEFGGLTVYSSLALSGMIALLELVVPMTHPFTDDLFINLIFGILISGVGMGIVFNQNASTGGTDIVAKIINKYLHLDIGKSLLAADFLITLFAGLVFGARLGMYALLGIVINSFVIDKMIAGFNVKINMIIISDHIDEINEFILVDVFRGTTIYHATGGYSKEDKRIINTIVSRSEYIRIRNFIKSIDEKAFVAVSYITEVEGEGFTFE, encoded by the coding sequence ATGAAGCTTAATATCAAAAAATTTCTGATTATCAATGTTGGACTGGCTATAATGACAGCGGGACTCTATTTCTTCCTTATGCCATCCAACCTGGCAGTTGGAGGTGCTACTGGACTTGCTATGGTCCTGAGCTACCTTATACCGTCGATCCCCATGGGGGTTATCCTGGCTGTCATAAATATAATTCTATTCATAACTGCATTCCTTGTACTTGGCAAGGAATTTGGGGGTCTTACTGTCTACTCCAGCCTGGCTTTATCAGGTATGATAGCACTGCTTGAGCTGGTGGTTCCAATGACTCATCCTTTCACAGACGACCTTTTTATTAACCTTATTTTCGGGATACTTATTTCAGGCGTGGGAATGGGAATAGTTTTCAATCAGAATGCATCCACTGGCGGAACTGACATTGTTGCAAAAATAATAAACAAATACCTTCATCTGGACATAGGAAAATCACTTCTGGCTGCAGATTTTCTAATAACGCTTTTTGCCGGACTCGTATTTGGAGCCAGACTGGGAATGTATGCCCTGCTTGGAATAGTAATAAACTCCTTTGTTATAGATAAGATGATTGCAGGCTTTAACGTGAAAATCAATATGATAATCATTTCAGACCACATAGATGAGATAAATGAATTTATTCTCGTTGACGTTTTCAGGGGAACCACCATCTATCATGCCACGGGCGGCTATTCCAAGGAGGATAAGAGGATAATCAATACCATCGTATCCAGGAGTGAATATATCAGGATAAGAAACTTCATAAAGTCCATAGACGAAAAGGCATTTGTAGCTGTCTCATATATAACCGAGGTCGAGGGAGAGGGTTTCACGTTTGAATAG
- a CDS encoding isochorismatase family protein codes for MDSCLTAAVFSKREIVMDKSMIVVDCQFDFIYGSLACEKSEDAVRRIVRYINSNNVIPLYSIDWHSPDNKSFVINGGTWPVHCVQGDEGAMLHDDFDRSVSLPWQRPNEGNVFRKGMDDDLEEYSAFYAVREDGKRISEVLTKNVVVAGIATEFCVRETVLELLKNGHEVELLADGLGYVDKENHNKTLEELKELGVKLV; via the coding sequence ATGGACAGCTGCTTAACTGCAGCTGTTTTTTCAAAGAGGGAGATAGTTATGGATAAAAGCATGATAGTTGTGGATTGCCAGTTTGACTTTATCTACGGCAGTCTTGCGTGTGAAAAGTCAGAGGATGCAGTAAGAAGAATAGTAAGGTATATAAACTCTAATAATGTAATTCCATTGTACTCCATAGACTGGCATTCACCCGATAATAAAAGCTTTGTAATAAATGGGGGTACCTGGCCTGTCCACTGCGTTCAGGGTGATGAAGGTGCAATGCTTCATGATGATTTTGACAGATCTGTATCATTACCCTGGCAAAGGCCAAACGAAGGCAACGTGTTCAGGAAGGGAATGGATGACGATTTAGAGGAGTATTCAGCATTCTACGCAGTAAGGGAAGACGGTAAGCGGATAAGTGAAGTCTTGACTAAGAATGTTGTGGTGGCAGGGATAGCTACCGAATTCTGTGTTAGGGAGACGGTTTTGGAGCTTCTAAAGAATGGACACGAGGTCGAGCTTCTCGCTGATGGCTTGGGGTATGTAGATAAGGAAAACCATAATAAAACATTGGAAGAGCTGAAGGAGCTTGGTGTAAAACTCGTATGA
- a CDS encoding YbjQ family protein produces the protein MILVNTDYITGREFEMLGLVKGGTIQSKNIGKDITQGFKTLVGGELKAYNEMMNDARALATKRMVEEAEELGADAVVNIRYASSAIMQSAAEVIAYGTAVKFK, from the coding sequence ATGATCTTAGTAAATACTGATTATATTACCGGAAGGGAATTTGAGATGCTGGGTCTTGTAAAAGGTGGAACAATACAGAGCAAGAATATCGGGAAAGACATAACACAAGGCTTCAAAACTCTCGTCGGCGGTGAGCTGAAGGCATACAACGAAATGATGAATGATGCAAGGGCTCTTGCCACCAAGAGGATGGTAGAAGAGGCAGAGGAGCTGGGGGCAGATGCTGTAGTAAACATAAGATACGCATCCTCTGCAATAATGCAAAGTGCGGCTGAAGTAATTGCCTACGGAACAGCTGTAAAATTCAAATAG
- a CDS encoding CBS domain-containing protein yields MLVKDIMAKDVITVKSTDTVDTCASLLFNHNISGLPVMDDEGKLVGIVTEGDLIRRESRIQGPAVLEILGGLIYLDTPKKFMEELKRSMGQLVQDVMSKKLVTISPEASAEEAATLLVQNKIKRLPVIDKTGQLVGIVSRRDILNYLFPPGNVDDNLKKEL; encoded by the coding sequence ATGCTGGTTAAGGATATAATGGCAAAAGATGTGATAACGGTTAAATCAACTGATACAGTGGATACCTGTGCAAGCCTCTTATTCAACCATAATATCAGCGGATTGCCTGTAATGGATGATGAGGGCAAGCTTGTTGGTATAGTAACCGAGGGTGATTTGATCAGAAGGGAGTCAAGGATCCAGGGTCCCGCAGTATTGGAGATATTGGGAGGATTAATTTATCTCGATACACCAAAGAAATTCATGGAGGAGCTAAAAAGGTCCATGGGGCAGTTGGTTCAGGATGTAATGAGCAAGAAGCTCGTCACGATTTCCCCTGAGGCTTCTGCAGAGGAGGCGGCTACATTGCTTGTTCAAAACAAGATCAAGCGGCTTCCGGTAATCGATAAAACCGGCCAGTTGGTAGGTATCGTTTCCAGAAGGGATATTCTAAACTATCTTTTCCCTCCTGGAAATGTTGATGACAATTTGAAAAAAGAGTTATAA
- a CDS encoding AI-2E family transporter, whose translation MKLPKLNKAAWFDLTAFIIVIIVFFLVKKPLGSMINPFIYALVAAYLLDPLVKLLEKKGLKRIWAILLIFAAIAGIIAIVFATFIPRLTRDMSVFISDIPRIFEFLKDFIEGLRAGEIPFIPEPIQEFLNIEKEIANISNYLRTAMGGILNSLASSTGTLLDIVMTPLVAFYYLKDKDKLANGIMSAFPATLRNGISELGKDVDKVLGGFLKGQITVAIFVGVLTGIGCRIIGVPYSPTIGFIAGLTNIIPYFGPWLGGILPVVLALLEKPLMALWVVILIIVIQQIESSLISPQIMSHSVGLHPLTVIFSVLFFGSMMGIPGMIIGVPLSGILKAIGAKAMKFRSNLTEEVKKEASI comes from the coding sequence ATGAAGCTTCCAAAGTTAAATAAAGCAGCTTGGTTTGACTTGACTGCCTTTATAATTGTAATAATTGTTTTTTTCCTCGTTAAAAAGCCTCTGGGGAGCATGATAAATCCATTTATATATGCATTGGTAGCAGCATATCTGCTGGATCCTCTCGTGAAGCTGCTGGAAAAGAAAGGTCTTAAGAGAATTTGGGCAATACTTCTAATATTCGCAGCCATAGCCGGCATTATTGCCATAGTATTCGCAACATTTATCCCAAGACTGACAAGGGACATGTCGGTTTTCATCAGCGACATACCCAGGATATTTGAATTTCTGAAAGATTTCATCGAAGGCCTCAGAGCCGGAGAAATTCCGTTCATACCGGAACCAATCCAGGAGTTTTTAAATATAGAAAAAGAAATTGCAAATATTTCAAACTACCTTAGAACTGCAATGGGAGGGATACTCAATTCGTTGGCCAGTTCAACTGGAACCTTGCTTGATATAGTGATGACTCCACTGGTAGCCTTTTATTATCTGAAGGATAAGGATAAGCTGGCCAACGGGATCATGAGTGCTTTCCCTGCTACTCTCAGAAATGGAATATCGGAGCTCGGGAAGGATGTAGACAAGGTACTGGGAGGATTCCTGAAGGGACAAATTACAGTGGCCATATTTGTCGGTGTGCTTACCGGGATTGGCTGCAGGATCATTGGCGTTCCATACTCCCCGACAATTGGCTTTATAGCAGGTCTTACAAATATAATCCCATACTTTGGACCATGGCTTGGAGGAATACTGCCAGTGGTACTGGCTCTTTTGGAAAAACCACTGATGGCGTTGTGGGTAGTGATACTGATAATAGTTATCCAACAGATAGAATCAAGCCTGATTTCACCACAGATAATGTCTCATTCAGTTGGACTCCATCCTCTGACGGTCATATTCTCGGTTCTCTTCTTTGGCAGCATGATGGGGATACCTGGAATGATAATTGGAGTACCTTTATCCGGAATACTGAAGGCAATAGGTGCTAAAGCGATGAAATTCAGATCAAACCTCACGGAGGAAGTCAAGAAAGAGGCAAGCATATGA
- a CDS encoding thioredoxin family protein, whose protein sequence is MEDNRIFWIKDQIELDEFSARGRFILYFSSKGCNVCHSVFPKLIQLLKDHPIDIGRIDVDDSKKLAGQSLIFSIPTIIIFDEGREIHRESRFIDFLGLERLFSIMFQ, encoded by the coding sequence ATGGAAGATAACAGGATATTTTGGATAAAGGATCAAATCGAGCTGGATGAGTTTTCAGCCAGGGGGAGATTCATATTATACTTCAGCTCTAAGGGCTGCAATGTTTGCCATTCAGTATTTCCAAAGCTGATCCAGCTGCTAAAGGATCACCCGATAGATATTGGCAGGATAGATGTTGATGATAGTAAGAAGCTGGCAGGTCAAAGCCTTATATTCAGTATACCTACTATCATAATTTTCGATGAGGGAAGAGAGATACACAGGGAAAGCAGATTTATTGATTTTTTAGGCTTGGAAAGACTTTTCAGCATCATGTTCCAATAG